Proteins encoded in a region of the Cupriavidus pauculus genome:
- a CDS encoding acetyl-CoA C-acetyltransferase produces MQDPIVIVSAARTPMGAFQGELSALTAPQLGAAAIRAAVERAGIRPEQVQEVVFGCVLPAGQGQAPARQAALGAGLPLDVACTTVNKMCGSGMRAAMTVFDGLLAGAFDIAVAGGMESMTNAPYLIPKGRGGYRIGHGMIYDHMMLDGLEDAYDKGRAMGTFGEDCAAKYEFTRAQQDQFAIESVTRAQQAAANGDFKWEIAPVTVAAKGGDVTIDSDEGPRRIKTEKIPSLKPAFAKDGTITAASSSSINDGAAALVMMRESTARALGLQPLARMLGHTSHAQAPGWFTTAPVEAIAKLYRKLDWTTDSVDLFEINEAFAVVPMAAMHDHRIPREKVNIHGGACALGHPIGASGARILTTLIGALRKTGGKRGVASLCIGGGEATAVGIEMV; encoded by the coding sequence ATGCAAGACCCAATCGTCATCGTATCGGCCGCGCGCACCCCGATGGGCGCGTTTCAGGGCGAACTGTCCGCGCTGACCGCGCCGCAGCTGGGCGCCGCCGCCATTCGCGCGGCGGTGGAGCGCGCGGGCATCAGGCCGGAGCAGGTGCAGGAAGTGGTGTTCGGCTGCGTGCTGCCGGCGGGCCAGGGCCAGGCGCCCGCGCGCCAGGCCGCGCTCGGCGCGGGACTGCCGCTCGACGTGGCCTGTACCACGGTGAACAAGATGTGCGGGTCCGGCATGCGTGCGGCCATGACGGTGTTCGACGGCCTGCTCGCGGGCGCGTTCGACATCGCCGTGGCCGGCGGCATGGAGAGCATGACCAATGCGCCGTACCTGATTCCGAAAGGCCGGGGCGGGTATCGCATCGGCCACGGCATGATCTACGACCACATGATGCTGGACGGCCTGGAAGATGCCTACGACAAGGGCCGCGCGATGGGCACGTTCGGCGAGGACTGCGCGGCCAAGTACGAATTCACGCGCGCGCAGCAGGACCAGTTCGCGATCGAGTCCGTGACGCGCGCCCAGCAGGCTGCCGCCAACGGCGACTTCAAGTGGGAGATCGCGCCCGTGACCGTGGCCGCGAAAGGCGGCGACGTCACGATCGACAGCGATGAAGGTCCGCGCCGCATCAAGACCGAGAAGATCCCGTCGCTGAAGCCCGCGTTCGCGAAGGACGGCACCATCACCGCGGCGTCGTCGTCCTCGATCAACGACGGCGCGGCCGCGCTCGTGATGATGCGCGAGTCCACCGCCAGGGCGCTGGGGCTGCAGCCGCTCGCGCGCATGCTCGGCCATACGTCGCACGCGCAGGCGCCGGGCTGGTTTACGACCGCGCCGGTGGAAGCGATCGCCAAGCTGTACCGCAAGCTCGACTGGACCACCGACAGCGTGGACCTGTTCGAGATCAACGAGGCATTCGCGGTGGTACCGATGGCCGCGATGCACGATCACCGCATTCCGCGCGAGAAGGTCAATATCCATGGCGGCGCGTGCGCGCTGGGCCATCCGATCGGCGCCTCGGGCGCGCGCATTCTCACGACGCTGATCGGCGCGCTGCGCAAGACCGGCGGCAAGCGCGGCGTGGCCTCGCTGTGCATCGGCGGCGGCGAAGCCACCGCGGTCGGCATCGAGATGGTCTGA
- the can gene encoding carbonate dehydratase, protein MSDAIAQLFRNNRDWVDRVNAEDPQFFTRLANQQAPEYLWIGCSDSRVPANQILGLAPGEVFVHRNIANVISHSDLNALSVIQFAVEVLKVRHITVVGHYGCGGVKVALKRERIGLADNWLRHVRDVADKHDAYLGTLLREEDAHTRLCELNVIEQVNNLCQTTVLQDAWARGQAVTVHGWVYGVSDGLLRDLGVAASNNDELNEQISAVYRQYGDPPHVAVP, encoded by the coding sequence ATGAGTGACGCGATTGCCCAGCTGTTCCGCAACAACCGTGACTGGGTGGACCGCGTCAACGCGGAAGACCCGCAGTTCTTCACGCGTCTGGCCAACCAGCAGGCGCCCGAGTACCTGTGGATCGGCTGCTCCGATTCGCGCGTACCGGCCAACCAGATTCTCGGGCTGGCCCCGGGCGAGGTGTTCGTCCACCGCAATATCGCCAACGTCATCTCGCATAGCGACCTGAACGCGCTGTCGGTGATCCAGTTCGCGGTAGAAGTGCTGAAGGTGCGCCACATCACCGTGGTCGGCCACTACGGCTGCGGCGGCGTGAAGGTCGCGCTCAAGCGCGAGCGGATCGGGCTGGCCGACAACTGGCTGCGCCATGTGCGCGACGTGGCCGACAAGCACGATGCCTACCTCGGCACGCTGCTGCGCGAGGAAGACGCGCATACGCGCCTCTGCGAGCTCAACGTGATCGAACAGGTCAACAACCTGTGCCAGACCACCGTGCTGCAGGATGCCTGGGCCCGCGGCCAGGCCGTGACCGTGCATGGCTGGGTCTACGGCGTATCCGATGGCCTGCTGCGCGACCTCGGCGTGGCGGCCAGCAACAACGACGAGCTGAACGAACAGATCTCGGCGGTCTATCGCCAGTACGGCGATCCCCCGCACGTAGCCGTTCCCTGA
- the aceK gene encoding bifunctional isocitrate dehydrogenase kinase/phosphatase, whose product MSHFPKLLSSQIAYDVARTMLDGFDRHYRLFRDVAKDAKSRFEAGDWHALQRLQRDRIAFYHARVGETIRALVDEYDAETIGDEIWQQVKLHYIGLLTRHHQPELAETFFNSVCTRILHRSYFNNDFIFVRPAISTEYLENEESPALSPFRPTYRAYYPGSRAGMAACFERIVHNFQLDVPFEDLPRDIGYVLRAIEAHHGEFRIAPNFQVHTLSSLFFRNKSAFIVGRMVNGDRTYPLVIPIVHGASGRLVLDTVLLRTSQILVLFSFAHAYFMVDMEIPSAYVTFLRDLMPRKPRGEIYTALGLHKQGKNLFYRDFLHHLQHSSDRFVVAPGIRGLVMLVFTLPSYPYVFKVIRDTIPAPKDTTRALVRSKYQLVKQHDRVGRMADTLEYSDVAFPRSRFDEALLRELEREVPSMIEYRRARDGGDEVVLRHVYIERRMTPLNLWLQEGDDAQVDHGIAEYGNAVKELMAANIFPGDMLYKNFGVTRHGRVVFYDYDEVEYLTDCNFRRVPAPRNEEEEMSGEPWYSVGPRDVFPETFRTFLLGDTRVRDAFLRHHPDFFDAAMWQGYKDRLLAGHVYDFFAYQTQERFSQRFGPAEPRPQPHSQPQPRRVA is encoded by the coding sequence ATGTCGCATTTTCCCAAGCTGCTCTCCTCGCAGATTGCCTACGACGTGGCCCGCACGATGCTGGACGGTTTCGACCGTCATTACCGGCTGTTCCGCGACGTGGCGAAGGATGCGAAGTCGCGCTTCGAGGCTGGCGACTGGCACGCGCTGCAGCGGCTGCAGCGCGACCGCATCGCGTTCTATCACGCGCGCGTCGGCGAGACGATTCGCGCGCTGGTCGACGAATACGATGCGGAGACGATCGGCGACGAGATCTGGCAGCAGGTCAAGCTGCACTATATCGGGCTGCTGACGCGCCACCATCAGCCCGAGCTCGCGGAGACGTTCTTCAATTCGGTCTGCACGCGCATCCTGCATCGTTCGTACTTCAACAACGATTTCATCTTCGTGCGGCCCGCGATCTCGACCGAGTACCTCGAGAACGAGGAATCGCCCGCGTTGTCCCCATTCCGGCCGACTTACCGTGCCTACTACCCAGGCTCCCGCGCGGGCATGGCGGCCTGCTTCGAACGCATCGTCCACAACTTCCAGCTCGACGTGCCGTTCGAGGACCTGCCGCGCGATATCGGCTACGTGCTGCGCGCCATCGAGGCGCACCATGGCGAGTTCCGCATCGCGCCGAATTTCCAGGTCCACACGCTGTCGTCGCTGTTCTTCCGCAACAAGTCGGCGTTTATCGTCGGGCGGATGGTCAACGGCGACCGCACGTATCCGCTCGTGATTCCGATCGTGCATGGCGCGTCGGGCCGGCTCGTGCTCGACACGGTGCTGCTGCGCACCTCGCAGATCCTGGTCCTGTTCTCGTTCGCGCACGCGTACTTCATGGTCGATATGGAGATACCGTCCGCGTATGTGACGTTCCTGCGCGACCTCATGCCGCGCAAGCCGCGCGGCGAGATCTATACCGCGCTGGGTTTGCACAAGCAGGGCAAGAACCTGTTCTACCGCGACTTCCTGCATCATCTGCAGCATTCGTCCGATCGCTTCGTCGTGGCGCCCGGCATTCGCGGGCTCGTGATGCTCGTGTTCACGCTGCCCTCGTATCCCTATGTCTTCAAGGTGATTCGCGATACCATCCCGGCGCCGAAGGACACCACGCGCGCGCTCGTCCGGAGCAAGTACCAGTTGGTCAAGCAGCACGACCGTGTGGGCCGCATGGCCGATACGCTCGAGTATTCGGACGTCGCGTTTCCGCGCTCGCGCTTCGATGAGGCACTGCTGCGCGAGCTGGAGCGCGAGGTGCCGTCGATGATCGAATACCGGCGGGCGCGCGATGGCGGCGACGAGGTGGTGCTGCGGCACGTCTATATCGAGCGCCGCATGACGCCGCTGAACCTGTGGCTGCAGGAAGGCGACGACGCGCAGGTGGACCACGGCATTGCCGAGTACGGCAATGCCGTGAAGGAACTGATGGCGGCCAACATCTTTCCGGGCGACATGCTGTACAAGAACTTCGGCGTCACGCGCCACGGGCGCGTGGTGTTCTACGACTACGACGAAGTGGAGTACCTGACCGACTGCAATTTCCGCCGCGTGCCCGCGCCGCGCAACGAGGAAGAGGAAATGTCGGGCGAGCCGTGGTATAGCGTAGGGCCGCGCGACGTGTTTCCCGAGACGTTCCGTACGTTCCTGCTTGGCGATACGCGCGTGCGCGACGCATTTCTGCGGCATCATCCAGATTTTTTCGACGCTGCCATGTGGCAGGGTTACAAGGACCGGCTTCTGGCCGGACACGTTTATGACTTTTTTGCCTACCAGACTCAAGAACGATTCAGCCAGCGCTTTGGCCCAGCCGAGCCTCGGCCTCAGCCCCATTCGCAACCGCAGCCAAGGAGAGTGGCATGA
- a CDS encoding isovaleryl-CoA dehydrogenase yields the protein MTELPGLRFDLGEDIEMLRHAVRDWAQAELAPRAAEIDRTDQFPMDAWKKMGDLGVLGITVAEEYGGANMGYLAHMIAMEEISRASASVGLSYGAHSNLCVNQIHRNGTPAQRAKYLPKLVSGEWIGALAMSEPNAGSDVVSMKLRADLRGDRYVLNGTKMWITNGPDCDVLVVYAKTEPDLGARGMTAFIVEKGMKGFSVAQKLDKLGMRGSHTGELVFQDVEVPVENVLGAENGGAKVLMSGLDYERAVLSGGPVGIMQACMDVVTPYIHDRKQFGQSIGEFQLIQGKVADMYTTLQAARSYLYTVGKNLDALGTGHVRQVRKDCAAVILYTAEKATWMAGETVQILGGNGYINEYPAGRLWRDAKLYEIGAGTSEIRRMLIGRELFAETM from the coding sequence ATGACCGAGTTGCCAGGCCTGAGATTCGATCTCGGCGAGGATATCGAGATGCTGCGCCACGCCGTGCGCGACTGGGCGCAGGCCGAGCTGGCGCCGCGCGCGGCCGAGATCGACCGCACGGACCAGTTTCCGATGGACGCGTGGAAGAAGATGGGCGACCTCGGCGTACTCGGCATTACCGTGGCGGAGGAGTACGGCGGCGCCAATATGGGCTACCTCGCCCATATGATCGCGATGGAAGAGATCAGCCGCGCGTCGGCGTCGGTCGGCCTCTCCTACGGCGCGCATTCGAATCTCTGCGTGAACCAGATTCATCGTAACGGCACCCCGGCGCAGCGCGCGAAGTACCTGCCGAAGCTGGTCTCCGGCGAGTGGATCGGCGCGCTCGCGATGAGCGAGCCCAACGCGGGGTCGGACGTCGTCAGCATGAAGCTGCGCGCGGATCTGCGCGGCGACCGCTACGTGCTCAACGGCACCAAGATGTGGATCACCAACGGACCGGACTGCGACGTGCTCGTGGTCTACGCGAAGACCGAGCCCGACCTCGGCGCGCGCGGGATGACGGCCTTTATCGTCGAGAAGGGCATGAAGGGCTTCTCGGTCGCGCAGAAGCTCGACAAGCTCGGCATGCGCGGCTCCCATACGGGCGAGCTCGTGTTCCAGGACGTCGAGGTGCCGGTGGAGAACGTGCTGGGCGCCGAGAATGGCGGCGCGAAGGTGCTGATGAGCGGGCTCGACTACGAGCGCGCGGTGCTGTCGGGCGGCCCGGTGGGCATCATGCAGGCCTGCATGGACGTGGTTACGCCGTATATCCACGACCGCAAGCAGTTCGGCCAGAGCATCGGCGAATTCCAGCTGATCCAGGGCAAGGTCGCGGACATGTACACGACGCTGCAGGCCGCGCGCAGCTACCTGTACACCGTGGGCAAGAACCTCGACGCGCTGGGGACCGGCCATGTGCGCCAGGTCCGCAAGGACTGCGCGGCCGTCATCCTGTACACGGCCGAGAAGGCGACGTGGATGGCGGGCGAGACGGTGCAGATTCTCGGCGGTAACGGTTACATCAACGAGTACCCCGCGGGCCGCCTGTGGCGCGATGCCAAGCTGTACGAGATTGGCGCGGGCACGTCCGAGATCCGCCGCATGCTGATTGGCCGGGAATTGTTCGCGGAAACGATGTAA
- a CDS encoding PaaI family thioesterase, translated as MMRTLGARIERVVHGEVELSMPWSDAVTQQHGFFHGGAIGALADTACGYAALSVVGEGEAGLTAEYKINLLSPAQGERLVAVARVLKPGRTLVVAQGDVFAEQAGRRKQVATMLMTLCVVRTLDHV; from the coding sequence ATGATGCGGACGCTCGGCGCACGCATCGAGCGCGTCGTGCATGGCGAGGTGGAACTGTCGATGCCGTGGTCCGACGCGGTGACCCAGCAGCACGGGTTCTTCCACGGCGGCGCGATTGGCGCGCTGGCCGATACCGCGTGCGGCTACGCCGCGCTGTCGGTGGTCGGCGAAGGCGAGGCCGGGCTGACGGCCGAGTACAAGATCAACCTGCTGTCGCCCGCGCAGGGCGAACGGCTCGTGGCGGTGGCGCGGGTACTCAAGCCGGGCCGCACGCTCGTGGTCGCGCAGGGGGACGTATTTGCAGAGCAGGCGGGGCGCCGCAAGCAGGTGGCCACGATGCTGATGACGCTGTGCGTGGTCCGCACGCTGGACCACGTCTGA
- a CDS encoding MerR family transcriptional regulator, with amino-acid sequence MPAQSSSATYTITDLAREFDVTPRAIRFYEDQGLLSPEREGPGGRKRVYNGRERTRLKLTLRGKRLGLTLNEIKEILDLYESPRDTAPQLERFLHALAQHRETLERQMEDLQAQLAEIDAHERQCRTLLAGRRESAA; translated from the coding sequence ATGCCGGCTCAGTCCTCTTCCGCCACTTATACGATTACCGACCTCGCGCGCGAGTTCGACGTGACGCCGCGCGCGATCCGGTTCTACGAGGATCAGGGCCTGCTGTCGCCCGAGCGCGAAGGGCCCGGCGGACGCAAGCGCGTCTACAACGGGCGCGAGCGCACGCGGCTCAAGCTCACGCTGCGCGGCAAGCGGCTGGGGCTCACGCTCAATGAAATCAAGGAGATCCTCGATCTCTACGAATCCCCGCGCGACACCGCGCCGCAGCTCGAGCGCTTTCTGCATGCCCTTGCGCAGCATCGGGAGACGCTTGAGCGCCAGATGGAGGACTTGCAGGCGCAGCTGGCCGAGATCGATGCGCACGAGCGGCAGTGCCGGACACTGCTCGCGGGGCGCCGGGAAAGCGCGGCATGA
- a CDS encoding MBL fold metallo-hydrolase, with protein MNALEHQLQYPFGDTLPEPGTRQEVAPGIYWLRMPLPFALDHINLWLVRDRLDGQEGWTIIDCGITNDAIQAHWETIFAHHLDGLPVLRVLVTHCHPDHVGLAHWLCKRWNVRLWMSLGDYMTARVMNSGTGAGSNAGGDFAASHFERHGLTDPEMLEKLRARKSYYPSLVPDLPGQYRRLMDGDTVKLGNDAARAEWRVITGFGHAPEHVALYNATTNVLISGDMVLPRISTNVSVFDMEPEANPLQLYLDSLRKYEGLPEDVLILPSHGRPFRNLHTRLRQLHEHHVDRLAETLAACAEKPCNAHDIVGVIFHRQFDIHQLTFAMGEALAHLHALWHRGQLVREAGDDGIFRFRAA; from the coding sequence ATGAACGCACTCGAACACCAGCTCCAATATCCCTTTGGCGACACGCTGCCCGAGCCGGGCACGCGGCAGGAAGTGGCCCCCGGCATCTACTGGCTGCGCATGCCGCTGCCGTTCGCGCTCGACCATATCAATCTGTGGCTCGTGCGGGACCGTCTCGATGGCCAGGAAGGCTGGACCATCATCGATTGCGGCATCACCAACGACGCGATCCAGGCGCACTGGGAGACGATCTTCGCGCACCACCTCGACGGCCTGCCGGTGCTCCGCGTGCTGGTCACGCACTGCCATCCAGACCACGTCGGCCTCGCGCACTGGCTGTGCAAGCGCTGGAACGTGCGGCTGTGGATGAGCCTGGGCGACTACATGACGGCGCGCGTCATGAACAGCGGCACCGGCGCGGGCTCCAACGCCGGCGGCGACTTCGCGGCGAGCCACTTCGAGCGCCACGGGCTGACCGATCCGGAAATGCTCGAGAAACTGCGCGCGCGCAAGAGCTACTACCCGTCGCTCGTGCCCGACCTGCCGGGACAATACCGGCGGCTCATGGATGGCGACACCGTAAAGCTGGGGAACGATGCCGCGCGCGCGGAATGGCGCGTGATCACGGGCTTCGGGCACGCACCGGAACATGTGGCGCTCTACAACGCCACAACCAACGTGCTGATCTCGGGCGACATGGTGCTGCCGCGCATTTCGACCAACGTGAGCGTGTTCGACATGGAGCCCGAGGCCAATCCGCTGCAGCTCTACCTCGATTCGCTCCGCAAGTACGAAGGCCTGCCCGAGGATGTGCTGATCCTGCCGTCGCACGGCCGGCCGTTCCGCAATCTGCATACGCGGCTGCGGCAACTGCACGAGCACCACGTCGATCGCCTCGCGGAAACGCTCGCCGCCTGCGCGGAGAAGCCGTGCAATGCGCACGACATCGTCGGCGTCATCTTCCACCGCCAGTTCGATATCCACCAGCTGACGTTCGCGATGGGCGAGGCGCTCGCGCACCTCCACGCGCTGTGGCATCGCGGCCAGCTCGTGCGCGAGGCTGGCGACGACGGCATCTTCCGCTTCCGCGCGGCGTAG
- a CDS encoding helical backbone metal receptor yields MSDGAHRTDALGHVHAVAGAEARIASLVPSITELLFALGLGNQVVARTGFCVHPEPDVRAVPKVGGTKDVQLDKLRALAPTHVIVNIDENRRDTVEAIRAFVPHVIVTHPCAPEDNMPLYRLLGAIFGRAAQAEALVAALEAELDALGQAAWPARRVLYAIWQDPWMTVSRDTYISRMLARVNWQTWPAATPEVCVDGDCSRPNAAGERYPTFRWSDALVRDLDAVLLSTEPYRFTETHADALERQLGLPVLLVDGEMLSWYGSRAVAGMRYLAGLAREGF; encoded by the coding sequence ATGAGTGACGGAGCGCATCGGACCGACGCACTCGGCCACGTGCATGCGGTGGCCGGCGCGGAGGCGCGCATTGCATCGCTGGTGCCGTCGATCACCGAGCTGTTGTTCGCACTCGGGCTTGGCAATCAGGTCGTCGCGCGCACGGGATTCTGCGTCCATCCCGAGCCGGACGTGCGCGCGGTGCCGAAAGTGGGCGGGACCAAGGACGTGCAGCTGGACAAGCTGCGCGCGCTCGCGCCCACGCACGTCATCGTCAATATCGACGAGAACCGCCGGGACACGGTGGAGGCGATTCGCGCATTCGTGCCGCATGTGATCGTGACCCATCCGTGCGCACCCGAGGACAACATGCCGTTGTATCGGCTGCTCGGCGCGATCTTCGGACGCGCGGCGCAGGCGGAGGCGCTCGTCGCCGCGCTGGAAGCCGAACTCGATGCGCTCGGGCAGGCGGCCTGGCCCGCGCGGCGCGTGCTCTACGCGATCTGGCAGGACCCATGGATGACGGTGTCGCGCGACACCTATATCAGCCGCATGCTCGCGCGCGTGAACTGGCAGACCTGGCCGGCGGCGACGCCGGAGGTCTGTGTCGATGGCGATTGCAGCCGTCCGAACGCGGCGGGCGAGCGCTATCCGACGTTCCGGTGGAGCGACGCGCTCGTGCGCGATCTCGATGCGGTGCTGCTCTCGACCGAGCCGTACCGCTTTACCGAGACGCATGCCGATGCGCTGGAACGGCAGCTGGGGCTGCCCGTGCTGCTCGTCGATGGCGAGATGCTGTCGTGGTACGGCAGCCGCGCGGTGGCCGGCATGCGCTATCTGGCCGGCCTCGCGCGCGAAGGCTTCTAG
- a CDS encoding SDR family oxidoreductase, translating to MRPLKVFLTGASSGIGQALAREYAAQGAVLGLVGRNEAALRDFAGTLPNPNAVRVYAADVRDAGAMARAAEDFLAHFGCPDVVIASAGISIGTVAEAREDLEVARAVMDTNWYGTLATFQPFLPAMQARAPGLGGLRGTLVGIASVAGVRGLAGGGAYSASKAAVVKLCESLRLEQKPHAIRVVTIAPGYIRTPMTAHNPYRMPFLMDADRFARKAVRVIAAGKRYRVLPWQMGVVASVLHVMPRWLYDRLFANAPRKPRQENPK from the coding sequence ATGCGACCTCTGAAAGTTTTTCTCACCGGGGCGTCCAGCGGCATCGGGCAGGCGCTGGCGCGCGAGTACGCGGCACAGGGCGCCGTGCTCGGGCTCGTCGGCCGCAACGAGGCGGCGCTGCGCGACTTCGCGGGGACGCTGCCGAATCCCAATGCGGTGCGCGTCTATGCGGCCGATGTGCGCGATGCCGGCGCGATGGCGCGCGCGGCCGAAGACTTTCTGGCGCACTTCGGCTGCCCCGACGTGGTGATCGCCAGCGCGGGGATTTCCATCGGCACGGTCGCGGAGGCGCGCGAAGACCTCGAGGTCGCCCGCGCCGTCATGGACACGAACTGGTACGGCACGCTCGCGACGTTCCAGCCGTTTCTGCCCGCGATGCAGGCGCGCGCGCCGGGACTCGGCGGCCTGCGCGGCACGCTGGTGGGCATTGCGAGCGTGGCGGGTGTGCGCGGTCTCGCGGGCGGCGGGGCGTACAGCGCATCCAAGGCGGCCGTGGTGAAGCTGTGCGAGTCGCTGCGGCTCGAACAGAAACCGCATGCGATCCGCGTGGTGACGATCGCGCCCGGCTATATCCGCACGCCGATGACCGCGCATAACCCTTACCGCATGCCGTTCCTGATGGATGCCGACCGCTTCGCGCGGAAGGCCGTGCGCGTGATCGCCGCGGGCAAGCGCTACCGCGTGCTGCCGTGGCAGATGGGGGTGGTCGCGTCGGTGCTGCACGTCATGCCGCGCTGGCTCTATGACCGGCTGTTCGCCAACGCGCCGCGCAAGCCGAGGCAGGAGAACCCGAAGTGA